Below is a window of Hydrogenimonas sp. DNA.
GCTGGCACGTACCATAGTGCTCGACCCGCAGATAATCCTATATGACGAGCCTACCAGCGGCCTCGACCCTATTACGAGCGATCTGATATCGCAGATGATAATTCATCTTAAAAAGAGACTTGGTGTCACCTCGGTACTCATATCTCACGATATCAAGGAGAGTTTCAAAGCCGGAGACTATTTTGCGATGCTCTATGACGGAAAGATAATCGAGACAGGTGATGCGGAACATTTCAAAAATACGAAAAACCCCTACGTAAGACAGTTTCTGGATGGGAAGAGTGAGGGTCCCATCCAGTTTCAGGAGCGTTGATTCAGGTTCAATCCATCTGGTTGCGCATCCAGGTGGGGATATCTAGAATCTCCTCGTTGTCGTAGCCGCCCACCACCTTTACCCTGGGTGTACTTGCGGGGATGGAGGAGTCGTCCAACTCCGGCTGCATCAGGGTGATCTGCTGTGTTTTGGACTCCTTCTTCTCCTCGACGGCTCTCTTCTCCTCTTCGTTTTCAAAGCCTGTAGCGACTATGGTTATCTTCACTTCATCCGGAGAGAGTGTTTCGTCTGTCGTTGTACCGAAGATCACGTGTGCATCTTCATCGGCGTTATCCTCGACGATACCCATAGCTTCGCTTATCTCTAGCAGCGGATATTCTGGGTGAATATGGAAGTGTACGAGAACCCCCATCGCGCCGTTGATGCTCATATTGTCGAGCAGCGGTGACTCTATCGCATTCTTGACAGCTTCGTAGGCCGAGCTGGGTCCGTTCGCTTCACCTACCCCCATCAGTGCCAGACCGCGGTGGCTCATGACCGTATTGACATCCGCAAAGTCGAGGTTTATATCGTGCTCCCCTTTGGAGAGAATGACATTGCTTATTCCGCTGACCGCACGCGAAAGGATATTGTCGACCATTTTGAAGCTCTCTTTTATCCCGAGATTTTTGTCGATTATGCTTAGAAGCTTCTCATTCGGAATCACGATTATTGAATCGCTCTCTTTCTTGAGCTCTTCGAGGCCGCTTTCAGCCAGTTTCAGCCGCTTTCTGCCTTCGAACCTGAAGGGTTTTGTGACAACAGAAACGGTCAGGGCCCCGACCTCTTTTGCGGCTTGTGCGATGATAGGTGCCGCGCCGGTACCGGTACCGCCTCCCAGTCCGGAAGAGACGAAGACTATATCCGCACCGTTGAGAACCTCTTTGATCGCGTCGAAGCTCTCTATCGCCGACTGCTGCCCTATCTCGGGCTTCATGCCTGCGCCCAGCCCCTTCGTAAGCTTTTCGCCTATCTGGATTTTGTACGGGGCCTTAGAGGTTTCGAGGGCTTGAACGTCTGTGTTCGCGACTATCAGGTCTATCCCTTCGATTCCCTGGTTGATCATATGGTTGATCATGTTGCCGCCGCCGCCTCCGACACCGATAGCCTTTATTTTGGCTCCGCTGATTGTGGGGGACTCTTCGATTGAAAATTTACTGCTCACTCTTTGCTCCTTTAAAAAATCTGTGTCATCCAGTGCCATAATTTCTTTATTTTACGGCCGATGCTCTCATTCTCATCCTCCTGGGCGACCCTCGCCAGTGTCTGTTTTATCTCTTCGTTTTTCAGATTGCCGGGTTCGGGTTCATCCTCCGAGGTCGGCGATATGCCGTGCATATCTCCCTCAGCGGACGGAACGCTGCCTTTTTTGTGAAGCATCTTTCTGTTGGAGTCGATCTCATACTGCGTATAGCCTCCGGCTGCATACTCCAGAAGTCCTACAACGGTAGAGAAAGCCTGGTCGTGCAGCGGTTTGAAATCGCCCTCCAACTGCAGAGGTCTGGCTATGCGCACCGGCATATTGTCGAAGATAGCCATAGCCAGCTCTCTTATTCCTTCGAGTTTTGTCATTCCTCCGGTCAGTACGATTCCCGCACCTATCTGCTCTTTAAGGTTGCTCTTCTCCAGCTCTTTGGCAAGAATCATAAGTGTCTCCTGGACCCTGGCCTGAATCACGTTGTATACAATCTCCAGCGAGACCTCATGGTTCTCATCCTCGTCACCTATGACGGGGATCTCGATGAGTTCGTTCGAAGGAGTTTTGAGTGAGCCGTATTCGAGTTTTATCCTCTCCGCTACGTGAAGCGGGGTATGCAGTGCCATCGAAAGGTCGTTGGTTATATGGTTGGAGCCGACAGCAAGGAAGGTGTTGAAACGGATGGAGTTGCCTGAGTGTATCACCATTTCACAAGTCGAACCGCCCATATCTATTACACATACGCCGAGCTCTTTCTCGTCGTCTCCGAGCACCGATATAGCAGAAGCGTAACCTGCAAGAACGACACTCTCTATCTCTATTCCGGCAGACTTGACAGCCTTTTTGAGATTGCTCAAGTTCGATTTTTGGGTGGTTATTATGTGTGTGTCAACTTCGAGGCGGCTGGCGTTCATTCCGAACGGGTCCTCTATGAACTCCTGCTCGTCGACTTTGAAGTTGTAAGGGAGGACATGAAGAACCTCGTATTCGTTCGGGATATTGGCATTGTAAAGAGCAGTCTGCATGACGCGGTTTATCTCTTTGATGCCAATCTCCTGCTGCGGTATGTTGACGATACCGGAGCTGTTGATCGATCTGGTGTAGGCTCCGGAGATGGAGATTACAGCTTTGGGGGCTATGGTGCCGGCGACCCGTTTGGCGTCGCTGAGTGCCTGCCTTATTGAACGGGATGTCAACTCGATATTGGTTATCGTGCCTTTGCGGACCCCTTGCGACTTGGCGACACCGGAGCCTACTATATTTATTCCGCTCTCTTTCTGTTCGGCTATGACAACGCTTACTTTGCTGGAACCGATGTCGATCGCCAGGAGAGGTCTGCTCACTCGCTTTCCTTTAGATATATTTCCACAGGATACTGCTGCTGAAGCCGTTTTATCAGGCTGCTTTGAAGCAGGTTTTCTTTCATTTTGCCCGTATTCTCTTTGACAAACTCGATATTTTCTTCGAGTTTCTTTTTGTTAAGCAACTTCTGTTCCAGAATTTCGTAACTGACAGCTTTGTTGTCAAGAAGTATCGCTCCGTGAGCCTTTTTTGTACTGAAGAGTTTTTGAAGAAACGCGGCGGCTTCGTCGTTTGAAAGCGGTTTCAGTTTGTCAACGCTGTCGCGTGTCAAAAAGTCCGAAACGGTACCATCCTGAAGGTTTTCGCTGTATGATTCGGCGAGCTTCAGAAGCAGCTCTCTTCTCTTTTTCGAGATGTAGTCACGTTTGACATCCGCATACGCCTCTTCAAATGTTTTCGGGCGGGGCAAAACCACATCGTCAACCCTGATTATCACATATTTCCCGTTTTCGACTTTGGGTTTGAGCGTAGTGTGTGCCGCCGCCTCTTCGATATCTTTCCAGGTTTCGGCTGAGAAACGGGGATCGCCTGCATCCAGCGTAACACTCTCCTGCGGAGCCTTCCTCTCTTTTTTAAGGTCAATGTAGGCGAGCTGTGCCGCCTTTTTGGACGCTTTCAGGCGAAGAGCGGCGACAACTCTCTCTCTCGCCTCTTCAAGAGGCAGAATTTTTCCTTCACTGTCGGTAAAATCAGTGCGGTTGGATTTGTAGTACTCCTCTATCTCCGTTTCGTCCGGTGTTTGTGAAGAGGGTTCGACCCAGAGGAGTGAGAGCTTGTAGCGTGTCGGAGTCATATACTCTGTTTTGTGCTTTTTCCAGTAGCTTTTCAGTGCGGCTTCATCGGCCTTTACCTTCACATCTTCCGCGTTGAAGACTCTGTATCGGATTTTGTCGGAGATAAAGAGTGCCGAACCGAAAGCGTTAGTTTCAAGAGGCGCCGTTCCCATATCGAGCAGACGCAGCGTCTTTTTAATGAGCAGTTCATCTTTGAGGCTCGCTTCGAACACTTTCGGCTTCATCCGCATGTTTCTCAGCATGGAGAGATAGGTATTTTTGTCGAAGGAACCCTCTTTCTGGAAAGCCGGAATGGAGAGAATCGCCTGCTGTACTTCAGCGTCACTTACGGTAACTCCGTGCTCTGCCGCGAAATTTTTGATCAGAGCCTGATAGATGAGAGACTGAAGAGCCTGCTGCTTCAGGCCGAGCTGCTTGGCGGTGGCTTCGTCCAGCGTCCCTCCGAGTGTACGGTTGTACTGCTCATATATGTTGCTGTAGGCATTTTGAAACTGTGTCATCGTGATCGGTATATCGCCTACGAGAGCGACACTGTTGCTTTTGCTTCCGTACTGGTAGGTTCCCCAACCTACGAAACCGGCACCTACGAAAGCTATGGTGCTGATCCAGATAGTTACAACAAGATATTTTCTGTGCTTCTGCATCCAGGATATCATTCAAAGGCCTTTGGTAGTTTTTGGATATAATTGCTTAACAATTTTATTTAAATCGAAATTAATTCCGGTTTAAACCCAGTCTGTTAACATCGGAAATATCGGTATTTTACGATAATTTTACATTTTGTCAAAAACTTTGACAGACGTTGACATACCGCATCGGTAGAAAAGGGGTGAAACAGTGAACAACTCGGAGATGATGAGACGCGACCTCGCACACATATGGCATCCGTGTACGCAGATGAAAGATCACGAGTCTCTGCCTCTGATTCCGGTCAAATCTGCCGAAGGTGTATGGCTCGAGGATTTCGACGGGAAGAGGTACATAGACGCTATAAGCAGCTGGTGGGTTAACCTCTTCGGTCATGCCAACCCGTACATAAGCGGAAAACTTTCGGAACAGGCACGGAAACTCGAGCATGTACTGCTTGCCGGCTTTACACACGAGCCGGCTGTACTGCTGGCCGAGAGACTCTGTGCGGTTGCACCCGGAGAACTGAACAGACTCTTTTTCGCCGACAACGGCTCCAGTGCGGTGGAGATAGCTCTGAAGATGAGCTACCATGCACACCTGAACAACGGTGAAGAGAGGCCGCTCTTCCTATCTCTGACCAACAGCTACCACGGCGAGACGATAGGGGCCCTTTCGGTAGGAGACGTCGAACTCTACAAAAAGACCTACGAGCCTATACTCATCAGATCGGTACAGACGCCGGTCCCGGAAGACAGAAGCGAAGAGGCCGCAGGCAGGGCCGCCGAAGCTCTGGAAGATATTCTGCGTCTTAACGCGAATCGCATCTCCGCCCTTATCGTTGAACCGCTGGTACAGTGTGCCGGAAATATGCATATGTACCACCCGCTCTATCTCAGACTTGCGAAAGAGATCTGCGAAAGGCACAACGTTCATCTGATAGCTGACGAGATCGCCGTCGGATTCGGGCGGACAGGGACGATGTTTGCGTCTGAACAGGCCGGCATAGTACCGGATTTCATGTGCCTCTCCAAGGGGCTTACAGGCGGGTTCATGCCGATGGCGGCGGTTCTTACCACGGATGAGATATATTCGGCTTTCTACTGCGACTATCTGGAGTACAAAGCCTTTTTGCATTCACACAGCTATACCGGCAATCCGCTCGGCTGCAGCTGTGCTCTGGCGGTGCTCGATATATTCGAAAAAGATAATGTCATAGAGAACAACAGGCGCAAAGCCGGGCTTTTGGATGAACTTCTGGAGCCTTTCAAAGAGCTGGAAAATGTCAGGGAGGTTCGCCGCACAGGTATGATAGCGGCGGTGGAGCTCGAAGGTTACAGCCCCGTAGAGAGAGTCAACCTGAAGATTTTCGACTTCTGCCTGAAAAGGGGAGTCTTTGTGCGGCCGTTGGGTAGTGTACTCTATTTCATGCCGCCGTACGTCATAAGCGACGAGGAGATGAAGATGATGACCGAGACGGCATATGAAGCGGTGAAGTCGTTATGAGTGAGGGGGTCTTTGTAGGGACGTCAGGCTTCTATTACGAGCACTGGCGGGGAGTTTTCTACCCGGAAGATCTTCCGAAGAGCCGCTTTTTCGATTTTTACAACAAAGAGTTTTCGACCGTGGAGATGAACAGTACCTTCTACCATCTTCCGCGGCTGAAAACGGCTGAGCACTGGTTCGAACTCTCACCGGAGGACTTCCTCTTTTCGCTCAAAGCATACCGCGGAATCACCCACTATCGCAAACTGCGTGAGTGCAAAGATGAGCTATACCGCTACCTCCACCTGATAAAACCTCTGAAGCCCAAACTGGGTGCCGTTCTTTTCCAACTGCCGCCTTCGCTGCATATAGATCGCGCTCTTTTGGAAGATTTCTTCAAAACTCTTCCTCCCGGTTATAGGTTCGTGATGGAGTTCAGGCACGACAGCTGGCTTAATGAAGATATCTTCAATCTTATGAAATCCTACAATGTCGCTCTCTGCATCAACGATTTCGGCAGACGGAAGATGCCGATGGAGCTTACGGCCGACTTCGGGTATATCCGTCTGCACGGCCCGACTGGCAGATACGGAGGGAGCTACAGCGATGAGGAGCTGAAAGAGTGGGCGGAAAAGATCGGCTCCGCCATGAATGTTCTGAAGTCGATGTTCGTATACTTCAACAACGACTTCGGGGGTTACGCCGTGGAGAATGCCAAGAGGCTTCTCAAGATGATATAATGCAGAAAAAAATTTGGACCGCGATGGATAAGAACAGACCTCATATTCCGGTACTTTTGGATCAGGTGCTGGAGTGTTTTGGCGCTATGCGCGAAAGCGGTGTTTTTGTCGACTGTACGCTGGGTTACGGCGGGCACAGCGAAGCGATACTGCAAAATTTCGACCGGATAAAACTCATAGGCATAGATCGCGATCCGGAGGCGATTGAGTACTCGTCGAAACTGCTTGGCAGGTTCGGTGAGAGGTTCGAAGCCAGGTGCGGGCGCTTTTCCGATCTGCTGCCTCAAATTTTGGAAGAGTCGCCTCTCTGCGGTGTTTTGGCCGATTTCGGTGTCTCTTCGCTTCAGCTCGACAAAAAGGAGAGGGGTTTCAGCTTCCTCTCCGAAGGACTGGATATGCGTATGGGGCCGGATGCGAAGCTGAGCGCCTACGATGTTGTCAACGGCTATCCGGTTGAAGAGCTCGAAAGAGTTTTCAGAGATTATGCCGAGGAGAGATCCTACAGGAGAGTTGCGCGGGCGATCGTCGAGGCGCGGAAGAAGAGGCCGATTGAAAGCGGTATGGAACTTGCCGATATAGTCGCAAAGGTTTTACCCAAAAGGGGCAAGACAAACCCGGCCACCGCGCTCTTTCAGGCAATCCGTATAGAGGTGAACGATGAGCTCGGCGAGATAGAGAGGCTGCTGGATGTTCTGGAGGCCAATCCTCCCAAGGGTGCCGTAGTGGGATTGATTACGTTTCACTCCCTTGAAGACAGACTGGTGAAGCAGCGTTTCAGAAAGTGGAGTGTTGAGTGTATATGTCCCCCCGGTGTATACAGGTGTGAGTGCGGCGGCGGCCACGCACTGGGAAAGATAGTGAACAGAAAACCTCTGACGGCGACGAAGGAGGAGCTGAAGCGGAACCCGCGTAGCAGAAGTGCGAAACTCAGATGTTTTGTTTTCAGCTAACTGACGTTACGCAAAAAGCGTAACGTCATCTCGAAATCTACGATTTCGTGGCTTTATGGGGGTGCAGGGGACGGTCACTCCCCGCCAAAGTCCGGGCTTTGCTCAAGCTTTGCATAACATCAGTAAAAAGGAAGTTGTCGATTTGATGCACAAAGATGTTAAAGAAAAAACGGAACTTGCCGATAGTATATCTGAGACCGTTTACGATGGTACGGCAGATTGGCAGTTTCTATTTATCGTCATCATCACGATTTTCATAACTCTCCTTCTTTTAATGCCGAAGATATATCTGCGAAATTCGATCTATTACGAAAGCCGTGCCATCGACCGTCTCGAGACCCAGTACGGCGCTCTCATGGAAGAGCACAAACTCCTTAGCCGCAAGGTCGAGGGTCTGAAAGTGAAAAATCAGATCCTCGATACTATCTTCTAGGCGAAGCCGTAATGATAGAAAAGTTTATACGTTTCGCCATCGAAAAGCCGATTCTCAACCATATTTTTCTCGTTTTTCTGTTTCTCCTATCTATCTTCGCCTACATAAACATACCCAAGGAGATATTTCCTCCGGCGAATCTGGACAGAATCACCGTAACCGGACATTACGCTGGTGCCAGTGCCGATACCCTGGACAAGATGGCTGTCCACTCTATCGAAGACGGGTTGAAAAACCTGAGCGAAATAGATAGCGTGGAGTCGGTGATAAAAAACGGATCTTTTTCGATAGGTGCGGATATAAAGCCGGGTAACGATGCCGACCTGGCCCTCAGCGACGTAAAGGATGTAATAGCAAACATAAGGCGTGACCTTCCGTCCGATATGGACGAACCGATAGCGAAGGTGGCAAAAAGAAGCTTTCCTCTTGTCATCATAGCGGTTGCAGGAGATGTTCCGAAAAAGAGGCTGCTGCAGATCTCCGAGGAGATAAAGAGCGACCTCGCCGGTTTCAAGGATCTCAGTGACATAGTGATTTACGGCGATGCCGACGACGAGTTGGACATAATCCTGGATGTAGCAAAGATCGAGGCCTACGGGCTTACCAAACGTTCGGTAGTAAACACGCTTTCGCGCATCTCATCCATATTTCCGATAGGCTCGATAAAAGAGCGCGGAAACCATCTTTTCGTCAGTACGATAAACGGTGAGAAGAGTGCGGAGGCCCTTGAAGAGACGCTGCTGAAGATCGACGGAAGGACGATTCGGCTCAAAGATATCGCCGAGGTGAAGTTCACCCTCAGCGACCCTGCCGAGATATCGCACTTCAACGGCATAAAGAATGTCTCGATATCGGTCAGCAAGTCGGAGGAGGGCAACGCTATCGCCCTTTCGAAGCAGATAAGAGAGCTTCTTGCCGGCTACTCCGAAAAGTACGGCAACCTCACCTTCAATGTCTACACAGATACATCCGTCTGGATAAAAAACCGTTTAAATACAGTCGTCTCCAACATTATTTTCGGTCTCAGCCTCGTGTTTTTGTCGATGCTGCTATTTGTCAACGCCCGTATCGCACTGGTTGTCGCGGTAGGTATTCCGGTAAGTTTCATGATAGGACTGGTCGCATCGGATATACTTGGTTACAGTCTGAATATGCTGACACTTCTGGGCACGCTCATAGCCCTGGGTATGCTGGTTGACGAAGCGATAGTAGTTGCGGAGAACATCTACCGCTATATCGAAGAGGGTATGGATGCCAAAGAGGCTGCCGTGAAGGGTTCTGTTGAGATGTTTCCGGCTGTACTGACGGCTACGATGACGACGGTTTTCGCTTTTTTGCCTCTGCTGATGCTCAGCGGCAAACTGGGGGAGTTCATAAAGGTCCTTCCGGTTATGATCAGTATACTGCTGCTGAGCTCCCTCTTCGAAGCGTTCTACTTTCTTCCTCTTCATGCCAAAGACCTGCTGAAACCGACGAAAGAGGCGAGCTTTACAAGGCGCTTCTGGGAGAAAAGCTATAAAATCTACGCGGCTCTTTTGCGTCCCGTGATAAGGCACAGATACCTCTCTCTGTTTCTGATACTCATTTTTATAGGCTCGACAACCTACCTGTTGGCCAAACAGAGCAAGTTTCAGCTCTTTCCGGACTTCGATACGACACAGATCTATGTAAACGGCGAAGTAGATATAAACAACGACCTGTTCGATAATGAAAAGATAGTGACCCAGCTTGAAGAGGCACTGCTTAAAAAGCTTCCCGAAGAGGATGTATCCTCCATCACGGCGGTTATAGGATTGAAGCTCGACAGCAACAACAAAGGTGAACATGCAGACAACCTTTTTCAGATATTCGTCAACCTCCACGAGCCTGTTCCGAAAAACTTCTTTGACCGTTATATAAACCCTTATCTGAGCCCGGAGTATGACGACTCCGATATGATGAGAAGGCGCTCCGCGCAGGAGGTGGCTGCCGAGATACAGAAAATAGTCGAGCCTTTCAGGCATAAAAAAGATAGTTACGGGCCGCTTTTCAAAGAGCTAAATGTCATTGTGCCGCAGGCGGGGATCGTGAAGAGCGATATAGAGATTTCTCTCGGCGGAGATCCAGAAAAGGTTCAAGAAGCCCTGGTACGGCTCAAGAAAGAGCTTGAAAAGATAGAGGGTGTCGAAAATATCACCGACGACGCCAAAGAGGGTGAAGATGAGCTGAAACTCAGGGTTAACCGGTACGGCCAGCGGTTGGGATTTACCGAAGGTGACATAACGGCCTCTCTGCAGCCCTTTTTTCTCAAGGGGGAGTATGCGAAGATGTTCAACGACGAAGGGGTAGTCCGTATTCGGCTCGAAGATGTAAACAAGGAGAGGTATGAGACTCTGAAGCGTTTCGAGCTTCAGATTCCGGGGAGCGTAGAGAGGGTAAAACTTGCCGAAATCGTTGACTTTGAGAGAAAAAAGAGTTTCGCCAAGATCTACAAGGTTGACGGAGAGAGGGTGAGCACGGTCTACGCTTCACTCAACAAACACATTATAACCTCATCGGAAGTGATGGATAGGCTCTCGAACTTTTTCGACTCGGTAAAAAAAGAGGGGGTTACGGTCGATATAAAAGGCGAGGAGAAAGAGAACCGTACCGTTAAGCGGGAAATTATACAGTCGGCGGTCATAGCGCTCTTTCTGATCTTCGTCGCCCTTGTCTGGATGTTCGACTCGATCGCGCTGCCGCTTATAACCCTATCGACGATACCGCTTTCGATACTCGGAGTGCTGATAGGCCATTTCATAATGGGAATAAACCTCACCATGCCGAGTCTTATAGGAATTGTAGGACTATCGGGAGTAATCGTCAACGACGGTCTCATAATGATAGATTTCATAAAAAAGAGCCGAGACCTCGATTCGTTGCTGGAACGTGCCAGGCTGAGGCTCAGACCGATCCTGCTCACATCGATCACTACGGTTCTGGGACTCTCGTCGCTGATGTTTTTCGCCTCGGGCCAGGCCCTGATATTACAACCGATGGCGGTAACACTCGGATTCGGGCTCATCTGGGCTACGGTTTTGAACCTCTACTATGTTCCTCTGCTATTTTCGATTCTTTACAGGGTAGAGGTAAAAGAGTCTTGATGACGACTTTTTGAGTAAATTTAAGCTCATCTTTGTGATAATATTTCTTAAAGATGAGGAGTGAAATAAAATGTTCAAATGTATTGAAGCAAAAGATGAGGAATTGATAAAAGAGATTTATCGTTTTAGGTATCAAATTGCTTGTGAAGAAGACAATATTTTTGATAAAAAAAACTACCCAAAGGGAATGGAAACAGATAAATATGACAAATATAGTACACAGTATGCTTTTTTTGATATGGACAGAAAACTTGCTGCGTGTGTTCGTCTGGTACATAACTCCGAAATTGGTTATCCGACATCAAATGCATTGAAAATCAATACAGAAGATAAAAGCAAATTAAGCAAATATGTTCAGGAGCGAAAAATTGGTGAGCTCTCTAGGATATTCATCCGAAAAGATTGCAGAGGTATGAAAAATACCAGGCAAATCATCGATTTGGTCAAACTGAATGCGGGTATCAAAATGAAAGAGATGGGAATAGTTTGTTCATACGGGGCATTGGAGGAGAGTTTCTTGCGACTGCTGTTGATCTTAAAAATGCCTTATCGCCCTATAGGTTCGTACCAGCTATATGGCAACAGAATGCGTGCACCATGTATAATGGATACAGATGAACTGTTCGAGTTAAATAAGGAGCTTTTTCTTGAAACGGTTCATTAACATTCTTGTAATACTTTCAGCATTTTATTTGACGGCATATGGAAATAATGTTAATGTTAAAAATCTTCTGGAAAGTATCGGTGAAGATGCACATGAGATAGGGGTTATTGCCGAAAAGACTGGTATCAGTGAACCGTATCAACCGTATATCATCTCGGTATTTACCGGAAAAGAGCTAGAAAGGTTGGGAGTTTCCAATTTAAAAGAGGCGTTACTGCTCGTACCTGGAGTGGATATAGCGACGGACAATATGGACAATCAACGTCTTGTTTTCAGGGGCTCAAACCCTTTCGCGTATGGACAGAGCAAACTCTTTATAGACGGTGTCGAAGTGAATGATCTTTTCTTTGACAGTTACGGACCATGGCTCTCCATGCCTATAGAGATGATAAAACGCATAGAGGTAACTCGCGGCCCCGGAGGAATCAGCAATGGAGTAAACGCCTATGCAGGTTCTATACGGGTTATCACGTATGCGGAACATCTTCCTTCGGAGAAGAGTCCAAAAAAAGTTGTGGCGAAGATCGGCAGTTACGACTATAAAATGGCCGGCGCCGTTTTAAGGCACAGTGAAGGAGACTTTTCCGTCTATGCGGATATCTACTACCAAAAGGATGACAAATCTCTGTATGTTGGCAAAGATTCACTCTCTACCGGCCGTTACGGCGCCGTCAATGTACCTCTTTCAAAAGATGGAGACGCGCCGCTTTGGATGAGAAGCTATATGCTGGGTCTACGGATGCAGTATGGTGCATTGAGGCTTGATCTGAGAAGCCTATATTATGAGAGAGGGAGCGCTTTCGGTATAAACGGAATGCTTCCCGAACCGTCCGATCATGCAAAATTCCCGATCTCCTTCGCGCAGATCAGCTACGACAAAAGCTTTGAAAACTTCGCGCTGGTTGTAGACGGAGGTGTTAAGCTAAGCTCTTTCAAGAGTGCATCTATGCTTGCACCGGACGGACTTGTCTTTCCTGTTACTTTGACTTCTACCGGATTTATCGATCAACCTTTGGTTTTTTCTGAAGGCTTTTACGGAATACATGAGGTAGAGCAGCGCCAACTCTATCAGAGTTCAAATATCACCTACAGCGGAGTGGAGTCGCACAGATTGGATGTCGGTTATTTCGTCTCGAGCGAAAAGGTGCTGAAAGAGGTTACCATAACAACCGACAGATCTGACGGTATCGGGTTGGTGGATTATTCTCAGACTCTACCTTTTACAGACCCAAATGCGAAACGTAATACATTCCGCTTTTTTATACAGGATCGTTACCGCTACTCGGAAAAACTTACTTTTCAGGCGGGCCTGAATGTTGAAAAAAGCAGTGACATTTCAACGCAGTTCAATCCGAGAGTCTCTGCGGTGTACCAGTTGAACGGCTCCAACGTATACAAGCTTATCTACAGTCGCTCCACAAGAACTCCATCGTGGCAGGAGGTATATACACTGAACAACAATACCCGCGTCGGAAACCATGATCTCGAACCGGAAGTTGTCAACGCCTGGGAAGCGGCATATATTCACAGATTCGGAACCGGAGAGTTTGTGCAGTTGAACCTGTTCTATCTTAAAAACAGTGACCAGATAGATAACCTGAATGAAGATTACCAATATAGAAACAGCGGAAGTTCCGATATCTGGGGTGCTACTGTAGAGTATAAGGCTCATATCGGGAACAGGGGTAAAATCTATTTCAATTATACTTGGCTGAACGGCAAGAAGTCTGACGATAGTCCACTGGACAACGCTGCGCACAACCTGGC
It encodes the following:
- a CDS encoding cell division protein FtsA gives rise to the protein MSRPLLAIDIGSSKVSVVIAEQKESGINIVGSGVAKSQGVRKGTITNIELTSRSIRQALSDAKRVAGTIAPKAVISISGAYTRSINSSGIVNIPQQEIGIKEINRVMQTALYNANIPNEYEVLHVLPYNFKVDEQEFIEDPFGMNASRLEVDTHIITTQKSNLSNLKKAVKSAGIEIESVVLAGYASAISVLGDDEKELGVCVIDMGGSTCEMVIHSGNSIRFNTFLAVGSNHITNDLSMALHTPLHVAERIKLEYGSLKTPSNELIEIPVIGDEDENHEVSLEIVYNVIQARVQETLMILAKELEKSNLKEQIGAGIVLTGGMTKLEGIRELAMAIFDNMPVRIARPLQLEGDFKPLHDQAFSTVVGLLEYAAGGYTQYEIDSNRKMLHKKGSVPSAEGDMHGISPTSEDEPEPGNLKNEEIKQTLARVAQEDENESIGRKIKKLWHWMTQIF
- a CDS encoding cell division protein FtsZ: MSSKFSIEESPTISGAKIKAIGVGGGGGNMINHMINQGIEGIDLIVANTDVQALETSKAPYKIQIGEKLTKGLGAGMKPEIGQQSAIESFDAIKEVLNGADIVFVSSGLGGGTGTGAAPIIAQAAKEVGALTVSVVTKPFRFEGRKRLKLAESGLEELKKESDSIIVIPNEKLLSIIDKNLGIKESFKMVDNILSRAVSGISNVILSKGEHDINLDFADVNTVMSHRGLALMGVGEANGPSSAYEAVKNAIESPLLDNMSINGAMGVLVHFHIHPEYPLLEISEAMGIVEDNADEDAHVIFGTTTDETLSPDEVKITIVATGFENEEEKRAVEEKKESKTQQITLMQPELDDSSIPASTPRVKVVGGYDNEEILDIPTWMRNQMD
- a CDS encoding adenosylmethionine-8-amino-7-oxononanoate aminotransferase — encoded protein: MNNSEMMRRDLAHIWHPCTQMKDHESLPLIPVKSAEGVWLEDFDGKRYIDAISSWWVNLFGHANPYISGKLSEQARKLEHVLLAGFTHEPAVLLAERLCAVAPGELNRLFFADNGSSAVEIALKMSYHAHLNNGEERPLFLSLTNSYHGETIGALSVGDVELYKKTYEPILIRSVQTPVPEDRSEEAAGRAAEALEDILRLNANRISALIVEPLVQCAGNMHMYHPLYLRLAKEICERHNVHLIADEIAVGFGRTGTMFASEQAGIVPDFMCLSKGLTGGFMPMAAVLTTDEIYSAFYCDYLEYKAFLHSHSYTGNPLGCSCALAVLDIFEKDNVIENNRRKAGLLDELLEPFKELENVREVRRTGMIAAVELEGYSPVERVNLKIFDFCLKRGVFVRPLGSVLYFMPPYVISDEEMKMMTETAYEAVKSL
- a CDS encoding rRNA small subunit methyltransferase H, producing MQKKIWTAMDKNRPHIPVLLDQVLECFGAMRESGVFVDCTLGYGGHSEAILQNFDRIKLIGIDRDPEAIEYSSKLLGRFGERFEARCGRFSDLLPQILEESPLCGVLADFGVSSLQLDKKERGFSFLSEGLDMRMGPDAKLSAYDVVNGYPVEELERVFRDYAEERSYRRVARAIVEARKKRPIESGMELADIVAKVLPKRGKTNPATALFQAIRIEVNDELGEIERLLDVLEANPPKGAVVGLITFHSLEDRLVKQRFRKWSVECICPPGVYRCECGGGHALGKIVNRKPLTATKEELKRNPRSRSAKLRCFVFS
- a CDS encoding peptidyl-prolyl cis-trans isomerase PpiD, translated to MISWMQKHRKYLVVTIWISTIAFVGAGFVGWGTYQYGSKSNSVALVGDIPITMTQFQNAYSNIYEQYNRTLGGTLDEATAKQLGLKQQALQSLIYQALIKNFAAEHGVTVSDAEVQQAILSIPAFQKEGSFDKNTYLSMLRNMRMKPKVFEASLKDELLIKKTLRLLDMGTAPLETNAFGSALFISDKIRYRVFNAEDVKVKADEAALKSYWKKHKTEYMTPTRYKLSLLWVEPSSQTPDETEIEEYYKSNRTDFTDSEGKILPLEEARERVVAALRLKASKKAAQLAYIDLKKERKAPQESVTLDAGDPRFSAETWKDIEEAAAHTTLKPKVENGKYVIIRVDDVVLPRPKTFEEAYADVKRDYISKKRRELLLKLAESYSENLQDGTVSDFLTRDSVDKLKPLSNDEAAAFLQKLFSTKKAHGAILLDNKAVSYEILEQKLLNKKKLEENIEFVKENTGKMKENLLQSSLIKRLQQQYPVEIYLKESE